The Sphaeramia orbicularis chromosome 15, fSphaOr1.1, whole genome shotgun sequence region GTCTGAAACCAACGGATTAAGAGAAAAAACCCACCAgtcagtttatgtttatgtttatgtttggaGCGGAACTGTACGGACAGAAGCCTGTGGACACGGTGgagtcaggtgtttgttttctaacaggggtctgggatccaaaacaataaggactaatgtcagaatagagtttaatattatgggatggaggtcagtgcattggttagtttgggttaaagtgTTATCTGTGTttataaaatgactcacagatggtttggactgaatttcaaCACTGATTTAagtgtttaaatgttcttcctctaaaatacttctcctgctctgactgtaaataataattttctacctcaTCAaacacatctaaccatctactggcatcacatctgactgaggaagaaaaatctaccattaaactttaacgtGTCCCGATCTGTGGGCATGTCCTGGTCTGTGGGGgtgtcctggtctgtgggcgtgtcctggtctgtgggcatgtcctggtctgtgggcgtgtcctggtctgtgggcatgtcctggtctgtgggcgtgtcctggtctgtgggggtgtcctggtctgtgggcgtgtcctggtctgtgggcatgtcctggtctgtgggcgtgtcctggtctgtgggcatgtcctggtctgtgggcgtgtcctggtctgtgggcatgtcctggtctgtgggcgtgtcctggtctgtgggcatgtcctggtctgtgggcgtgtcctggtctgtgggcaTGTCCTGGTCTGTGGGCATGTCCTGGTCTGTGAgcgtgtcctggtctgtgggcgtgtcctggtctgtgagcgtgtcctggtctgtgggcgtgtcctggtctgtgagcgtgtcctggtctgtgagcgtgtcctggtctgtgggcgtgtcctggtctgtgggcatgtcctggtctgtgggcatgtcctggtctgtgggcgtgtcctggtctgtgggcgtgtcctggtctgtgactgtcctggtctgtgggtgtgtcctggtctgtgggcatgtcctggtctgtgggcgtgtcctggtctgtgggcatgtcctggtctgtgggcatgtcctggtctgtgggcgtgtcctggtctgtgggcgtgtcctggtctgtgggcatgtcctggtctgtgggcgtgtcctggtctgtgggcatgtcctggtctgtgggcgtgtcctggtctgtgggcgtgtcctggtctgtgggcgtgtcctggtctgtgggcgtgtcctggtctgtgggcgtgtcctggtctgtgggcgTCCCATGTGTCTTCCTGTGTGTCCACAGTCTGTCCTGTCTGAGGTTGAACAGGTCTGATTTGTTGAACATTCAAATCCTTTTTTCTCCGTCGTACAAACAGTGGATCCTGGTctttgtttgacctttgacctcgacTGTTGGACGTTATCGTGTGTCAAACATTGACAGACTGAAGCGTGTGTCTGTCAGAGGCAGAAATAAAACCTACAGCGCTGATAAAACAATCTAAAACAGGACtgtgtttagttcaggttccacattaacGGGCAGAACACTGGGACAGTttcactgatttatatgaagatgCTACGTTTCTGTtgcgttcaagtgcttttgttgtcataatgaaatgaaaaatgactgTAACACAATCTATTGTGACGTGAATTCATCGGATACAGTTTTTACAAATTGCATGCACGATGTATGaacagccttggcagaggtcggtgctctcccagtgcttttctagtttaatatagttgacttgtatttagttttgactttttttttctctaattcagttagttttaattagttttttaggccggtttgctagttttgattagtttttttttttcctaaaggcttagttttagttttgtcgtatctagggatgtaacaatatgaaaatttcatatcacagttattgtgaccaaagttatcacggttatcattattatcactgtattattgaaattgtgctcaaaatgttcaaaagtactgatacacacactgaaattatttaaccaagctgtattaaaaaaataataataatacaataaaacaaaaaaatcggcacaatgtcccttctgttgcagaaacattcaaatattaacccttagtggtctgagcctattttgtctgtttttcagtccttttgcttttgcctttatatactatataaacaaatgtttactatacccatgtttgggatcttttttttccagcacaacttcatctatatcatctgcctattatttttttcactttaacctactgtatcaacacaaaaggccagaaaacacacaaaaatatatatataaaatttgatttgaaaaatgtatataatttattgcataagcaacacagatgcttaacgaaccttttcaaagactttaaaagtgaatattggttccaaatattaggtacagaaaattaaattgtaataaattaaaactatactcaaatatttgacataaaagcagatctttacattggtgttttctccagaaaagtgtggtaatcaaacacggttatcatgataattagaatttaaactgtaatactaaccgtctgcaattttaccgcggtttatcattataacggtaatcgttacatccgtagtcgtatcttttctcttcttcaccgtcatattcaaataaatcccagacaggactctgctgctttctcccaactttagtctccatgtttccaggtagagttcggaccagaagacgactggaaaccacaagtgacggaccgtcaagtgtcgtatggtgccgctagatacaattgctagagcgaaaaaaatcaatttcgtatcaatctgacattgacaaagacaaaaaaacgaagggaattttatccttaattttatccattttaattagttttgtaaacacacaatacagtttcagttagtcgttttttcttttaattgtagtttttatttatttcagttaacgaaaatgttttttgaattctagttttcatcatttcgttagttttcgttaatgataataaccttagcCTGCACATGATACATTCACTTtgcaggttctatcagtggaacatttacaaatctgttgtataaatggacataaactaacatatatgtggaagaacactttATCACATacctgaaaacatcagcaaaccagcactttgatCTGatcaaaatatgtaacatttagcacatttaatgaggcagataatttctacaaaaaaaaaaaaaaaaaaaggtagaccagtgtattttgcatgtattgatggtattagtggatcagcaggtattggaCGGTTCAGATCAGGACTTGGTTCTGGTCACCGGTAGGGCTGTGTATGGGCGAGAATTTGGTGGTACGATACAaaacacaatactaggatcgcgatatatcatgatactgttaaaaaggcaaattttttttgtttcttttttatgattatttccttgaagaatggaattacagcagaaatctgcacaaatactaaacacatttatatttgatcagaacaggatctaatgttatatcacaaaatgttcctgtgttaaaattggaattctgttttacagacattagtttaagatcctgttcaaatgttcatattctattaaggaactaacattatttaataaaagtgttaaataataataaataaaatacaaacaaaaaacaaaaatgaacctccacaatacctgcatttgaataaatacctaaaaatatcgatataatactttttaatatcgatacagtattgtgaaatgaaatattgcgatatattgtagaaccgatattttcttgcaGCCCTAGTtctcaccggtggatgtttgggtctttatgggtgaatgaAAAACCCTTTGTCACCTTCTGCTGATACAGAAAATCCAACATAAACCAGATAAAGTGTTATGGTTCATCTTCcccacagcacctgaaggcagcacgaGTCCTGGTCCGGGTCCTGGTaatccccctccctccctctgtcccCCCATGCTGTCCGTCGGAGCGGCCGCGGCGCTGCTGGGCGAAGGGCGTGTGCGTCCAGTGTCGGCGTTGCGTGTGAACAGAAGGCCTATCATATCAGCTGTGTGCGAGTGGGAGCGCCACGCTTACAGCAATCTGCTTTTTCACTCTCCAGGTCCTTTATCCAGACGGAGCAGTTTTCCTGTGGCTTATTCTTCCGATCCGTCCACAGGAAGTCCGTCCCCCGCTGCTGCTTCCTATCCTCGCCGTTCAAGCCTTTTCCTCAACATTGTCCGCTGATAATTTAACAAAGCTCACACGCGGGATGCATTGGAGTGGATCTTTTAATACGAGTGGTCGCCGCTCGTTTCCGGTGGCGTGAACGCGTCGTGTTGATGAACGCGATAAAGAGTCCGATCCAGTCCAGGCGGGCCTTCCTGCCTCTGATGTGGTCCTCTGGTCTGTTTCTGCAGGAACACGGCGGCCTCCTGCGGATCTTCCCCGAGGGAAAGGCCCAGTTCGCCGATATTGAGCCCAAGTTCGACCGCCTGCTGCTGTTCTGGTCCGACAGACGGAACCCGCACGAGGTCCAGCCGGCGTTCGCCACCAGGTCAGAGCCCCTTCACACATGGTCCCGTTCAGACATGGTCCGATTCACACATGGTCCCGTTTACACATGGTCCTATTTATACATGATTCTGTTTACACATGGTCCAGTTAACGGTCCTGACCCGGTCCTGTCGGTTCTGTTCTTCAGGTATGCCATCACCGTGTGGTATTTCGACGCAGACGAACGAGCCCGAGCTAAAGAAAAGTATCTAACAGGTGAGTTTCACCTGAAAACCATCATGGTTCTGTTTTCCTTCAGTCACATTAATGAAGAATCTCAGATGCTCTTTAGTCCAGATCCACCAGAACCAACTGAACACATTCTGTCaacaggaaagaaagaaaagaaaggagtgAAACAGCTCAGACAAATAAACATATAGTTAATGATGTTAATGTTAATGAGTttgatatgaataaattaaaccaTCTTCTAATCCCTGATCCAGACCAGGGACTGAAACTAAAACCAGACTCAGGTTTATGTAAAACTTTCACTGTTTGAACATGAATGGATTTGAccccatcagaaccagaacctgaaccagaacctggtCTGAAGGTTTGGACCAAActtgtctgttctgtttttcagcagcaggagAAAAAGGGGTGAAGGTGGAACTGGACAAACCGTCTGAAGCCAGCTAGTAGaggcctggtcctggtcccggtcccggtcctaGTCTTGGTCCCTGGACCTGAcccccagtcctggtcctggatgCAGGCCCGGCCCCTGTCCCAGCCCCGGCCTTGGCCCgggtcctggtcctgttcctggagTCCTGGACCGGTCCTAGGGTCTGGTCCCAGCCGTGGCCTTGGTTCTGCTCCCGGATCCCTGGGGTCCTCAGGCCCCGGGTCCTCGGATCCTGTTTCTGTCAGAGCCTGGGTTAGGGTTCGCCGGTCCCTGCCCCGGCCCTCGGACCCAGTCCTGATTCTGGTCCCAGCCCCGGTCCCGACCCTGGCTCCGGTCCTGTTCCTTGGACCTCAGTCCTCAGGTCCTGGTTTTGGcccggtcctggtcccggtcctcgTTGTGCCATTAAGTGCTCTGCCTGAAGAAAGTGGCTTAAAgactgtgtgtgtgcgcgcgcatgtgcgtgcgtgtgtgtgtgtgttattgctgGAGTGGGCGGAGCCTCCATCAACCACGCGGCAGTGGGCGTGGGTTTCGTCCCAGTAGACCTTGAATGTCTCGTACTGAAAGGGATCGTGTGCGTCTTTACGTTTTCACAGACTCATGGACAGGAAGTGAGTGAGCGGGCCTGTTGCATTCTGGTCTTTGCAGTTAATTCCTTAAAGGTACAGTGTTCTGCATTTGCTTAACGTCTCATGCTTTTCACATGGAATCAGCTGTTATAAGCTACTGTTTGTGCTTGACTTTAATAACCTGAGGAATGACCTGAAATAAAAACAGCCCTTTTCTGACGCCGTGCGTGTGCCTTCATTCACACCTCCGCCTCCATCCTTTCTTTAATCTCACTCACTTATCTACGACGCTCCTCCGCCTCCGTGTGCAGGTGAACACCGCCCCCTGCAGGACGACGGCCGCAGTAACgcccacagtcacatgacaccagaGTCACATGACCAGCAGTAAAACCATGTCAGCAGGATGTGCTGCGTTCAAGGCCGGGGAAACAGAAAAATGAGGAAATATgacacattaaaacacaacagaacagattttaaccccccccccccaacagatattggttttggttcagtttgtttgtttgtttacactttagcagcaagactgttggttgaattcataccaaattgtggttatagattaccagtgacccagaatagatgtggttacagtttgggaaaagtaggtcaaagttcactttttttttagtgaattttttaaatccttttttttctcccatttatgtataatgggcaaaatttcaaatgtctataaaaacctaaattttatatcagtttacttcaaactcgcCACATATAGAAACGGTTACAAtttgtgcgaggggcggggcttgtgactggaaccacttgttatcgTTCAAACCCGCACAGATTCATCATTTTCACTCGTTCAGTTCTTCGTAAATGATTCATGTGATGATAATCTTCATCAGTCAGCGTCCATAATTAACATGATTTTTGTTTGTTAGAAAAAGTTGAACATAATGaataaagaaaatagaaaaaaaaaaaaaaaaaaaaccacaccaaCACAATCTTCCAACATATtggatatataatatataatttctTTACAGATTTTTGGTCATGACTGAAAGCTGAAGGTGAGATGAAGGTAACGGTTTCATGGTTTAGttctatggggccattattgtagcaatattatttgcaaatgcgtgtggagagttgagtgtctgtatttctgtctgtgcgcagtcggatttgcaaatgtgtaaatgaatctgtaaatgcgtgatgagatttgtgtgtccgtTTCTCAagctgtctgtgcgcagtcggagtTGTGTGTTatgagaagccgcttgacttgtaaccagtgatttgtctgtatttctgggtcttgtagtgaaaatactttgacttttcaaatctgattacacacacaagttgttttacacatttgcagattgttgtacagacacacaaatctcatcgtgcatttacagattcatttacacatttgcaaatccgactgcgcacagacagatagaaatacagacactcaactctccacacgcatttgcaaataatattgctacaataatggccccatatagTTCTTTTATTATTAAGTATTTGATGAAATGCGTCaaaaggctccgttcacactgcaggtaaatgtgtccatatgtgacctggatctgatctgttaaagacagtctgaacagcactaatctgacccagaccactgtcatatgtggtcctaaatctgacccagaccactgtcatatgtggtcctaaatctgacccagaccactgtcatatgtggtcctaaatctgatacagatctgatattttccaatgtgacttcagtctgaacgtccaggtcgcatttatcaaCCTTTGTCATTGAACCACAACAAACGTCCCAGTTCTTtgtcctccatatttccttctgtaaacacagtgtgtgtctgtggtctCATATgctatcaggacctctttagtgcatgtgggtcacttcagggtcgcattcagttcagactcaaaactaatagaagttgcatttaatgtggaatatgaatgaatgacacaaaaaaatcagatttcaccaaaaaatctgaatcatgcattaagacctgctgtgtgaacgtaacTTTAATTGGTGatttaattctttttattttttcctgtaaaaCGACAAAATTTCAGTTCTtattcaacatgttgatgctttgTGGTTTTAAAgtcttatttttggccaaaacatGAACAATACTAAACATTTCACAAATCTAAACACAATTATTAACTGTtgtaataacaataattaaaaaaaaaaaaaaaaaaagttaatatgttGTCGAAATCTGATGCATAATCAAATGAAACAAACATAAAACCAACACATTTGGATGAAAATCTGACAAAATAAGCTCCaaaaatgaaattattttttaatctgCAATTTTAATATAATGTTAAACTATTATAATAATTAGTTCCTGTGATAGAgttaaaataaaaactagaaataaTCTAAAGCTGACATTTTAACACCTTTACATGTTATTTTGATCAGTTATTTCAAACAGAAACGTTAATCATTTTACATCTGATGAGTTTCTGGTTTGAATCCTGTAAATGTATCATGTGTTTAATTCGACCATAAAGAGTCAGAAAATGTTACTGGACAGAACATtaaattaaaactgaaaacagTAAGAAgtaaatgacctttgacctgttttaggtcaaaaacaaacacattatttGACCTTTTTGAAAACAGACTCAATTTTagaaaaatattcaagaaaaagtTGAGACAGTAAAATATTCACCATTCTGTAAAGTTTCCAGGTCCCTGATGATCCAGACCCATGTGGTTCCATCAGGTctagatggttctggttctggatgtggtctgAGGGTTGTCCACAGTGGTCCAGACCCATGTGGTTCCATCAGGTctaggtggttctggttctggatggaTGTGCTGTGGGACAGAGGTCCTTCTGGGGTAAACATACGTTTGACCCGGTCCCGTCTCCATCTTCGACCTCCTCCATGTTCACACGACCCAGAATAAACACAAACCCGGTCCTCGTCTGGACCAGGATCCATGTAGTGTCTGAATCCAAGTCCAGTTAAAACCACCGTCGTTTATGTTAAAAACTCAGGTTTCACTTGAATATTTGACTCATTTTCTGTTTAGAACTTTAGAAATCATGTCATTTTGAACTTCAACAGTTCAGTCATATgaattttctcctgttttctgcATAAAAATCATGTGTTAAAGACGTTTATTCAGTTTCTTTGAATAATTAACCTTTCAAATTCttcacattaaaaacaacattGTAATAAATCAATGCACAACACTGAATGTAACCAAATAccaaatattacaagaaaaataataactataaaaacagtggaaaaaaacaggcaattacacgttagaaagaactaaaaataataaagtagtagtaaGTAATTGTTATAATActataatatgcattatatatatatatgtgtgtgtgtgtgtgtgtgtgtgtgtgtataaaacatAAAGGACTTAAAATACAGAATCAAATAAACCACACATAGTTTCGTATGATCAGTGGATTTAAggagacattattattattattattattatcattattatcattattattattattattattattattattattattattatcattatcattatcattattattattattattattattattattattattatatttacatttattccatttttctggttcatgttatattcatgctatatttgatgttttgttttttttctgctggtgGATGAAGGTCTGAGCATAGATGGACCAGAGGGTCCGCGGCTTGGACCTCCACCGGACCCCCTTTTGGACCTCCACCGGACCCCCTTTTGGACCTCCACCGGACCCCCTTTTGGACCTCCACCGGACCCTGGTCcaccacagggttaaaggtgCCGCGTCATGCGTCAGCTGATGCGTAACGTCACGTGGTTGTGCACGGGGCGGGTCCGGACCGGACGGAGGTTCCTCTGCGGTTCTCCTCGGCTGGTCCCGCTCCAGGtcccgctcctcctcctcctggtcaTGCGTCCCGGTCTCCGTGCCTCCTCGGTTCTCCTCCTCCGCTCCTGAGCACCTCCTCCTCGGCCCGTGTCCGGACCCGGTGGCCCATGGCGGCTCCTCCGGACCCCCCGGTCCCTCCTCCGGACCCCCCGGTTCCTCCGCCGACCCTGGGCCCGGCCGTGCGTCCGTTCGTGACCCTGGGTCTGACCGGGGTCTACACCGCCTTCTACGCGCTCCTCTTCCTGTTCGTGTACGCGCAGCTGTGGCTCGTGCTCCGGTACCGACACAAGCGCGTGAGTTTCCAGACCGGGTTCCTGTTCCTGTGCCTGGTCTGGGCCGCGCTCCGAACCCTgctcttctccttctacttccgGAACTCCAGGACCGTCAACAGCCTGGGTCCGGTTCCGTTCTGGAGCCTGTACTGTCTGCCGGTCTGCCTGCAGTTCTGGACCCTGAGCCTCATGAACCTCTACTGCGCACAGGTGGGTCCGGGACCGGGTCCGGGACCGGGTCTGGGACCAGGTCTGGGAAGGCTCCGGGGTGGTCTGTATGAGTCCGGGAGTTCTGGTATGCATGGTCTTGGGGGATCTGATGTAGTCTACAGGGTCCTGGGGCGGGGGGGGttgatgtggtctacagggttctAAGGGGGCCGGTGTGTTCTGGTTTGGTCTACATGGTCCtgttggtctgatgtggtcttcaGGGACCTGTAGGGTCTGATGTGGTCTATAGGGTCCTGGGggttccaatgtggtctacagggtcctgGGGGGTTGTGATGTGGTCTATATGGTCCTGGTGGGTTCTGATGTGGTCTATATGGTCCTGGTGGGTTCTGATGTGGTCTATATGGTCCTGGGAGGTCTGATGTGGTCTATATGGTCCTGCAGGGTTCTAATGGGGTCTACAGGGTCCTGGCGGTCTGATGTGGGCTACAGGGTCCTGGGGGGTTATGATGTGGTCTATATGGTCCTGGGGAGTCTGATGTAGTCTATATGGCCCTGGTGGGTTCTGATGGAGTCTACAGAGTCCTGGGGGtctgatgtggtctacagggtcctgGGGGGTTATGATGTGGTCTATATGGTCCTGGGAGGTCtgatgtggtcttcagggtcctGGGGGGTTATGATGTGGTCTATATGGTCCTGGGAGGTCtggtgtggtctacagggtcctgGGGGTCTGATTTGGTCAATATGGTCCtgttggtctgatgtggtcttcaGGGACCTGTAGGGTCTGATGTGGTCCATAGGGTCCTGGGggttccaatgtggtctacagtgtggttgccggggtcggcggctgcctcctggtgcggatggctccctgagacagcacctcctcttttacttgtacatttttgttctggtctacccgtgctcagtcagtcttcttaagtatgtgtgagtttgtgggtttgcatgtatatgtgtgtgtgtgtgtgtgtgtgtgtgtgtgcgggtgtgggtgggggggcggtactgatttttaaactcatatgtaaagcactttgtgctacagtttttaatgtatgaaaagtgctatataaataaagattattattattattattattattattattattattacagggtcctggggggggggtctgatgtGTTCTACAGGGTCCTGGGGGGTTGTGATGTGGTCTATATGGTCCTGGGGGGTCTGATGAGGTCTATATGGTCCTGGGAGGTCTGATGTGGTCTATATGGTCCTAGGGGGTTCTAATGGGGTCTACAGGGTCCTGGGGGGTTGTGATGTGGTCTATATGGTCCTGGGGGGTTCTAATGAGGTCTACAGGGTCCTGGGGGtctgatgtggtctacagggtcctgGGGGGTTGTGATGTGGTCTATATGGTCCTGGGGGGTCTGGTTTGGTCTACATGGTCCtgttggtctgatgtggtcttcaGGGACCTGTAGGGTCTGATGTGGTCTATAGGGTCCTGGGggttccaatgtggtctacagggtcctgGGGGGTTGTGATGTGGTCTATATGGTCCTGGTGGGTTCTGATGTGGTCTATATGGTCCTGGTGGGTTCTGATGTGGTCTATATGGTCCTGGGAGGTCTGATGTGGTCTATATGGCCCTGGTGGGTTCCGATGGGGTCTATATGGTCCTGGGGGGTTGTGATGTGGTCTATATGGTCCTGGGGGGTCTGATGGGGTCTATATGGCCCTGGTGGGTTCCGATGGGGTCTATATGGTCCTGGGGGGTTGTGATGTGGTCTATATGGTCCTGGGGGGTCTGATGGGGTCTATATGGCCCTGGTGGGTTCCGATGGGGTCTAGATGGTCCTGGTGGGTTCTGATGTGGTCTATATGGTCCTGGGGGTtctgatgtggtctacagggtcctgGGGGGTTCAGATGACAGTTGGCGGTCCCGTTGGTTCAGATAAATCCTGCTCTGTCTTCACTTTCTGCtgattcttttttatttattcatctgatattttcatgtataacTGAAGGTTCAAcatcagttcttgtttgttccgTTTTTTTTGTGGTCTCGTTAAACATAGACGTGGTTTTCATCCAGTCGACTTTTTCCACTGTCAACTGCGGTGAATCGTGGTCTTTTTACTGTAAATGTTTGAGTCTGGGTCTGGCGTGACGTGAACTGTGAAAcgtccacttcctgtttgaaGGGGAAGTGATGCGTTTGAGAACAGAGAAGTGAGAATcagctggtttttctttatttttaatttaaaattttttttttttaacaggttgTGTTCAAGGCCAAGTCCAAGTTCGACCCGGAGCTGCTCAGATACAGGTAAACGCCCACACCTGCACATGTGACGTCATACGTGTCCTGACGGCGTCTGATGGCGTGTTGTGGTCATGTGACCCCCCAGGCTGCCCCTCTAcctgctcttcctcctcgtcAGTCTGCTCTTCCTCGTCGTCAACCTGGCCTGCGCCGTCGTGGTCAGGACGTCGTCTGCGGAAACGCACGCCGTCGTCCTGGTGAGGGTCACCGTCAACGACTCCCTGTTTGTCCTCTGCGCCGTCTCGCTGTCGGTTTGTCTCTATAAGATCGCCAAGATGTCACTGGCGAACATCTACCTGGAGTCCAAGGTGAGAGACACACCCCTCTGCACACGAACCagaacaaatattaaaaaaaaaacaaataatcaagaaaaacaaacaaataatgaacaaaattataaatcaaatgagcaaaaatcaTCTTTTGCTCATGtctgaaaggaaaaaaattacctaaaataaaccaaataaattatgaaatgaataaaatctaCATAAAACCAACATCTGTTCATGTCCAACAggagaaaatgacatgaaatcaataaagatgaagaaaatatgaTCAATAAAGTGAATATgaataaagtaatgaaaacatgaaccaaaaaaataataaatattaggcctgtaacggtccacgtaccgaaccgaaccatttcggtacacagctgtacccaaacggtacagtatgagaaaaagaaaaaggaaccaaagacgttcgatgcagaactttaaatccgtgcaagttccacacagacatacgGAAGGAGCGCAcgttgacccgaaatatgaaatagcagctgatataaggtttaaaaaaacaacaaatatgatgtgaacctggaaggaagagactgcagaccctccagcatcagtccagtccagtttggatcagttcaggttcaggtgaaagacaacaaccaggaaagagacggtgataagacacatgttgttt contains the following coding sequences:
- the LOC115433795 gene encoding integral membrane protein GPR137B-like produces the protein MAAPPDPPVPPPDPPVPPPTLGPAVRPFVTLGLTGVYTAFYALLFLFVYAQLWLVLRYRHKRVSFQTGFLFLCLVWAALRTLLFSFYFRNSRTVNSLGPVPFWSLYCLPVCLQFWTLSLMNLYCAQVVFKAKSKFDPELLRYRLPLYLLFLLVSLLFLVVNLACAVVVRTSSAETHAVVLVRVTVNDSLFVLCAVSLSVCLYKIAKMSLANIYLESKGTSVCQVTAIGAVVVLLYTSRACYNLVVLGLSNKRISSFDYDWYNVSDQADLQSTLGDAGYVVFGVVLFVWELLPTSLVVFFFRVRKPNLDRSGTGLPGHVFSSRAYFFDNPRRYDSDDDLAWSVMPPNIQASLASDSYEWGNQNGISAYIGGEDPFHLPLPPEELSHY